Proteins encoded together in one Propionispora hippei DSM 15287 window:
- a CDS encoding efflux RND transporter periplasmic adaptor subunit — translation MKKDYRNYLSLLLVALLLTGCSQTAKVSEDIPLVRTQTISLGANNQNPGYSGEVRGRYEAALSFQTGGKIIQRQVEAGTHVKAGDVLLTIDPKDIQQTVNLTAAQVASADSQLHLAQSNLARYEKLYEQGAISRAQLDQYQNAYEVAQAAVNQASAQYAQGNNQLNYSQLTADSDGVIAAINVEAGQVVSAGQTVLTLVKDGTREIEINIPENKLEELKNASHIQVTFWALPGITSEGKVREIAPMADKVTRTYKARISLVNPPAGLQLGMTATVNISQTGSQSIFIPLAALYQTGDMPNVWVVTDNQVALRPVKVGAFGDNAVEILDGLHEGDVIVCAGVQKLHEGQKVRL, via the coding sequence ATGAAAAAAGACTACCGGAATTATCTATCTCTCTTATTGGTCGCTTTACTACTTACCGGTTGCTCCCAAACAGCCAAGGTAAGCGAGGATATACCGTTAGTACGGACGCAAACCATTTCACTTGGCGCCAACAACCAAAATCCGGGGTATTCCGGCGAAGTGCGCGGTCGGTATGAAGCAGCACTTTCCTTTCAGACTGGCGGCAAAATTATTCAACGCCAGGTTGAAGCCGGCACCCATGTCAAGGCCGGCGATGTTCTCTTAACAATTGATCCCAAGGATATTCAACAAACTGTCAACCTGACTGCCGCCCAAGTAGCTTCCGCCGATTCCCAGCTTCACTTAGCCCAAAGCAATCTGGCGAGATATGAAAAGCTCTACGAACAGGGAGCCATCAGCCGTGCTCAGCTTGATCAGTACCAAAATGCCTATGAGGTGGCTCAGGCAGCGGTAAATCAAGCATCAGCCCAATATGCCCAAGGTAATAATCAACTCAACTATAGCCAGCTTACGGCCGACAGTGACGGAGTGATCGCCGCTATTAACGTCGAAGCCGGCCAGGTAGTCAGTGCCGGTCAGACTGTACTGACATTAGTAAAAGACGGGACGCGGGAAATCGAAATCAATATCCCGGAAAATAAGCTGGAAGAATTAAAAAATGCCTCCCATATCCAAGTTACCTTTTGGGCCTTGCCCGGCATTACCAGCGAAGGAAAAGTAAGAGAAATAGCTCCTATGGCCGACAAAGTAACCCGTACTTATAAGGCTCGCATTTCGCTAGTCAACCCACCGGCTGGTCTGCAATTGGGCATGACTGCAACGGTAAATATAAGCCAAACCGGCAGCCAGTCCATCTTTATTCCCCTGGCCGCGTTATACCAGACCGGCGATATGCCAAATGTATGGGTTGTAACCGATAATCAGGTTGCGCTGAGACCGGTTAAGGTCGGTGCCTTTGGCGACAATGCTGTGGAAATTCTGGACGGACTGCACGAAGGGGATGTAATTGTTTGCGCCGGTGTCCAGAAACTCCATGAAGGACAGAAGGTGCGTCTATGA